In a genomic window of Candidatus Competibacteraceae bacterium:
- a CDS encoding GTP-binding protein has protein sequence MVKKIPETSPPNGDAHLALARESLRDLLDDKRVPPPVRAALAEDYQQLKLLLEKIEHGHIHIAVFGRVSVGKSALLNALLGETQFSTSPLHGETTRAAHARWQEYDAGGVFLIDTPGINEVAGEERERLAHDVASRCDLVLFVVDGDITDTEIKALRQVKGAAQRLLLVLNKTDRYTQAERELLLKTLRERTAGSIHPQDIVTAAAQPAERIVILVDADGNETETRRRPEPAVTALRERIWDILKAEGKTMAALNAGLFAGRFSDRLTREIVAVRRDLAEQVVRNYCLAKGVAVALNPIPVADILAAVATDAAMIVHLGRVYGLPITRGEAGSLLKAIFTQLAFLMGTVWVMNLVASALKGISLGLSTLVTAAAQGAVAWYGTYVVGKAAEQYFAQGKSWGEGGPKRVVQDILDSLDRESLLAQAREDILSRLKPLL, from the coding sequence ATGGTGAAGAAAATACCGGAAACATCGCCCCCTAACGGCGATGCCCACTTGGCGCTGGCCCGCGAGAGCTTGCGCGACTTGCTCGATGACAAGCGGGTGCCGCCGCCGGTGCGCGCGGCGCTGGCCGAGGATTACCAGCAGTTGAAACTGCTGCTGGAAAAGATCGAGCACGGCCACATCCATATCGCGGTGTTCGGGCGGGTCAGCGTCGGCAAGTCGGCGCTCCTGAACGCCTTGCTGGGTGAGACGCAATTCTCGACCAGCCCGCTGCACGGCGAAACCACCCGCGCCGCGCACGCCCGCTGGCAGGAATACGACGCCGGCGGGGTGTTTCTGATCGACACGCCCGGCATCAACGAGGTGGCCGGCGAAGAGCGCGAGCGACTCGCCCACGATGTCGCCAGCCGTTGCGATCTGGTGCTGTTCGTGGTCGATGGCGACATCACCGACACCGAAATCAAGGCGTTGCGGCAAGTCAAGGGCGCGGCGCAGCGGCTGCTGTTGGTGCTCAACAAGACCGACCGCTACACCCAAGCCGAACGCGAGCTACTCCTTAAGACGTTGCGCGAACGCACCGCGGGGTCGATCCATCCGCAGGATATCGTCACCGCCGCCGCGCAACCGGCCGAACGCATCGTGATTCTGGTGGACGCCGACGGCAACGAGACCGAAACCCGCCGTCGGCCGGAACCGGCTGTGACCGCGTTGCGCGAGCGGATCTGGGACATTCTCAAGGCGGAAGGCAAGACCATGGCGGCGCTCAATGCCGGGCTGTTCGCCGGCCGGTTCTCCGACCGGCTGACCCGCGAGATCGTCGCCGTCCGCCGCGATCTGGCCGAGCAAGTGGTGCGCAACTATTGCCTGGCCAAGGGGGTGGCGGTGGCGCTGAACCCGATTCCCGTGGCCGACATTCTGGCGGCGGTCGCCACCGACGCGGCGATGATCGTGCATTTGGGCCGGGTCTACGGCTTGCCGATCACGCGCGGCGAGGCGGGTTCGCTGCTCAAGGCCATCTTCACCCAACTGGCGTTTCTGATGGGGACGGTGTGGGTGATGAATCTGGTGGCCTCGGCGCTCAAGGGCATCAGTTTGGGGCTGTCGACGCTGGTGACCGCCGCCGCTCAAGGCGCGGTCGCCTGGTATGGGACTTATGTGGTCGGAAAAGCCGCCGAGCAGTATTTCGCCCAAGGCAAATCCTGGGGCGAGGGCGGCCCGAAGCGGGTGGTGCAAGACATTCTTGACAGCCTAGACCGGGAATCGCTGCTGGCCCAGGCGCGGGAGGATATTTTATCCCGCTTGAAACCGCTGCTGTGA
- a CDS encoding 50S ribosome-binding GTPase: protein MPLPSKWSLLKSGLGFRRSGASVVESGSGKTGSGARGAVPFRLVLGVAASIGVAALLVLVLYITDLGLSVWERLDRAPTTFWAIYLLVLAVLSAGGAYAVWRALNWGRPTGRSRTAVSAKPPDEATLRERLERSEKAGVAVGAVRRELEELQRRRAVGEIVVAVFGEISTGKSSLIRALLPGTDIAVDVRGGTTREVTYYTWTSSAGDRLILADLPGLNEADGTLDRQVRDEALRAHVILYVCEGDLTRDQYEALRTLVDLGSPVIVALNKVDRYTEQELEQIRARLAERIGEKLEVAPVQCGGMEEVTRIYHDGREETTLRERTPRVEELRRALQRYLDTDPQVLDSLRDTAVFVLAQQKLDAAVAHYRQGKAQAIVQSYSRKAVFGALAAVSPGTDILIQGYLGLNLVKELCALYEVPAREMDMQRFLDLAGNQIRRSMNLLLALVGNVFKAFPGVGTVVGGAIHAVVYGLVFESLGKAIARSLESRGDLVSGPTLRMFEDNLSEDLEARARRLAQLVWTRQRDGEENTGNIAP from the coding sequence ATGCCGCTCCCGTCTAAATGGTCCTTGCTCAAGAGCGGCCTCGGTTTTCGTCGTTCGGGGGCTAGCGTGGTCGAATCTGGCTCCGGCAAAACCGGGTCCGGCGCGCGCGGCGCGGTACCCTTCCGCTTGGTGTTGGGCGTGGCGGCCAGCATCGGTGTGGCCGCGCTGTTGGTGTTGGTGCTCTACATCACCGATTTGGGGCTTTCGGTGTGGGAGCGTCTGGATCGGGCGCCGACGACGTTCTGGGCGATTTACCTGCTGGTTCTGGCCGTGCTGAGCGCGGGTGGCGCTTACGCGGTGTGGCGAGCGTTAAACTGGGGCCGGCCCACCGGTAGGTCCCGAACCGCGGTTTCGGCCAAGCCGCCTGATGAAGCGACCCTGCGCGAGCGCTTGGAGCGCAGTGAAAAAGCGGGCGTGGCCGTCGGGGCGGTCCGCCGCGAGTTGGAAGAGTTGCAGCGGCGGCGGGCGGTGGGTGAAATCGTGGTGGCGGTGTTCGGCGAAATCAGCACCGGCAAGTCCTCGCTGATCCGCGCGTTGCTGCCGGGAACCGACATCGCGGTCGACGTGCGCGGCGGCACCACCCGCGAGGTCACCTATTACACCTGGACCAGTTCGGCCGGCGACCGCCTGATTCTGGCCGACCTGCCCGGCTTGAACGAGGCCGACGGCACGCTGGACCGGCAGGTGCGGGACGAAGCGTTGCGCGCCCATGTCATCCTGTATGTCTGCGAAGGCGATCTGACCCGCGATCAATATGAGGCGCTGCGAACTTTGGTGGATTTGGGCAGTCCGGTGATCGTGGCTCTGAACAAGGTCGATCGCTATACCGAGCAGGAACTAGAACAGATCCGGGCGCGGCTGGCCGAGCGGATCGGCGAGAAGCTGGAGGTAGCGCCGGTGCAGTGCGGCGGCATGGAGGAAGTCACCCGGATTTACCACGACGGCCGCGAGGAAACCACCCTGCGCGAACGCACCCCGCGCGTGGAGGAATTGCGCCGCGCCTTGCAGCGCTATCTCGACACCGACCCGCAGGTGCTGGATTCGCTGCGCGATACGGCCGTATTCGTGCTGGCCCAGCAGAAACTGGATGCGGCGGTCGCGCACTACCGCCAGGGCAAAGCGCAAGCCATCGTCCAGAGTTATTCGCGCAAGGCGGTGTTCGGGGCGCTGGCGGCGGTCAGTCCGGGCACCGACATCTTGATTCAGGGCTATCTCGGCCTCAATTTGGTCAAGGAATTGTGCGCGCTGTATGAAGTGCCGGCGCGAGAGATGGACATGCAGCGCTTTCTGGATCTGGCCGGCAACCAGATCCGCCGCAGCATGAACCTGCTGCTGGCTTTGGTCGGCAACGTTTTCAAGGCCTTTCCCGGCGTGGGTACGGTGGTGGGCGGCGCGATTCACGCCGTGGTCTACGGTTTGGTCTTCGAGAGCTTGGGCAAAGCGATCGCCCGTTCGCTGGAAAGCCGCGGCGATCTGGTCAGCGGACCGACTCTGCGGATGTTCGAGGATAACCTGAGTGAAGATTTGGAAGCGCGTGCAAGACGCCTTGCCCAACTGGTTTGGACACGACAGCGGGATGGTGAAGAAAATACCGGAAACATCGCCCCCTAA
- a CDS encoding thioesterase family protein, whose protein sequence is MARIKLELPAGFPFSTDLPIRITDINYAGHLGNDGVLGLLHEARFRFMAHHGLQELKVEGLGLIITDSAIVYKSEAFAGETLTVAVTVADFNKYGCDFVYRVTEKRSGREVAHAKTGIVFFDYEKRTVQKIPQSFLDLFPDAAPV, encoded by the coding sequence ATGGCGCGAATTAAACTGGAGTTGCCGGCGGGTTTCCCATTCAGCACCGATCTGCCGATCCGAATTACCGATATCAATTATGCCGGACACCTGGGCAACGATGGCGTGTTGGGCTTGCTGCACGAGGCGCGGTTCCGCTTTATGGCGCACCACGGCTTGCAAGAGCTGAAAGTCGAGGGCCTGGGGCTCATCATCACCGACAGCGCGATCGTCTACAAATCCGAAGCGTTTGCCGGCGAGACGCTGACCGTGGCGGTGACCGTGGCGGATTTCAACAAATACGGCTGCGATTTCGTCTATCGGGTCACTGAAAAGCGTAGCGGTCGTGAGGTGGCGCACGCCAAGACCGGGATCGTTTTCTTCGACTACGAAAAGCGAACGGTGCAGAAAATACCACAATCTTTCCTCGACCTGTTCCCTGATGCCGCTCCCGTCTAA
- a CDS encoding radical SAM protein → MLIDYDMPLWRPPSEADSFILQATLGCSFNRCSFCAMYRTKSFVIRPLAQVQAEIQAMSQLDPTPRRVFLADGDALAAPTEHLLEILRALKAALPRLERVASYALPANLLKKSADELRCLRDNGLTLLYYGIETGAAELLKRITKGATPEAMVTGLGKAKAAGLTISATVILGLGGRAYWREHIDDTAALVNQVELDYLSTLQLMIDPSLRDEFARKFREPFQPQDDRALLAEQVRLIERLDPPAPLVFRSNHASNALALAGTLPQDRDALLAQLQLAMNGGLRLRPEWLRGY, encoded by the coding sequence ATGTTGATCGACTATGACATGCCACTCTGGCGGCCACCCTCGGAAGCCGACAGTTTCATTTTGCAGGCGACCTTGGGGTGCAGTTTCAATCGGTGCAGCTTTTGTGCGATGTATCGGACTAAATCCTTTGTCATCCGTCCGCTGGCACAAGTTCAAGCAGAAATTCAGGCCATGTCCCAGCTAGACCCCACTCCGCGACGGGTGTTTCTGGCCGACGGCGACGCGCTGGCCGCGCCGACCGAGCATCTTCTGGAAATCCTGCGCGCTCTGAAAGCGGCTTTGCCTCGGTTGGAACGGGTTGCCAGCTACGCTCTGCCCGCCAACCTGCTCAAGAAATCGGCCGACGAACTGCGGTGCTTGCGGGATAACGGTTTGACGCTGTTGTACTACGGGATCGAAACCGGCGCGGCAGAGCTATTGAAACGGATCACCAAGGGCGCGACCCCGGAGGCCATGGTCACCGGGTTGGGCAAGGCCAAGGCGGCGGGCTTGACGATCTCCGCGACGGTCATTCTCGGATTGGGCGGCCGGGCGTACTGGCGGGAGCACATCGACGATACCGCAGCGCTGGTCAACCAGGTAGAATTGGATTATCTATCCACCTTGCAACTGATGATCGACCCGAGCCTGCGCGATGAATTCGCGCGCAAATTCCGCGAGCCGTTCCAACCGCAGGATGATCGGGCGCTGCTGGCGGAACAGGTTCGGCTGATCGAACGGCTCGATCCGCCCGCCCCGCTGGTGTTCCGCTCCAATCACGCCTCCAACGCGCTGGCGCTGGCCGGCACGCTGCCGCAAGATCGCGATGCGTTGCTGGCGCAACTGCAATTGGCCATGAACGGCGGATTGCGCTTGCGACCCGAGTGGCTGCGCGGCTACTGA
- a CDS encoding Rsd/AlgQ family anti-sigma factor, translating into MNAILSTAQVHSKSLPDLLNKLLVARQESLVLFQKLAALKPFALATSIHPPLRRFRQALVDYLALGPFEVYEALEEQPAESPYCRARDLSRRLYARIARTTQTALDFHDRYEGKLSEPALAELNEELSRLGEALATRIELEDQIITAVRRADLRVAA; encoded by the coding sequence ATGAACGCGATCCTCAGCACCGCTCAGGTCCATAGTAAAAGCCTGCCGGATTTGTTAAATAAGCTGTTGGTGGCGCGCCAGGAAAGCCTGGTGCTGTTCCAAAAGCTGGCCGCGCTGAAGCCGTTTGCGCTCGCCACATCGATCCATCCTCCGCTGCGGCGCTTCCGGCAGGCGCTGGTGGATTATCTGGCCTTGGGACCGTTCGAAGTGTATGAAGCCCTGGAAGAACAGCCGGCCGAGTCGCCGTATTGCCGGGCGCGCGATTTATCCCGACGGCTCTACGCCCGCATCGCCCGCACCACCCAGACCGCGCTGGACTTTCACGACCGCTATGAAGGTAAACTGTCCGAACCGGCGCTGGCCGAATTGAACGAAGAACTGTCGCGCTTGGGCGAAGCGCTGGCCACCCGCATTGAGTTGGAAGACCAGATCATCACGGCGGTCCGCCGCGCCGACCTGCGGGTCGCGGCGTAA
- the tsaB gene encoding tRNA (adenosine(37)-N6)-threonylcarbamoyltransferase complex dimerization subunit type 1 TsaB: protein MKVLAFDTSTDACSAAVWVAGSVLERYELAPRRHAALILPMIEAVLAEAGAAVGQLDAIAFGRGPGAFTGVRVAAGIAQGLAFAADLPVVPISTLAAMALGAGRETGHAQLAVALDARMGEVYWGTYAAVGAAVELRGEEGVCAPAAVSAPPGDWFGVGSGWGVYPAILARRVTMTGWSSACLPRAGDIARLAADPRRRAEWLPAERALPVYLRNEVASKPVGTLSGSAGKDKIVGG from the coding sequence GTGAAGGTGCTGGCGTTCGATACCTCGACCGACGCCTGTTCCGCCGCCGTATGGGTGGCTGGCAGCGTTCTGGAACGCTACGAACTGGCCCCTCGCCGTCATGCGGCTTTGATCTTGCCGATGATCGAGGCGGTGCTGGCGGAAGCCGGAGCGGCGGTCGGGCAATTGGACGCCATCGCCTTCGGCCGGGGTCCGGGGGCTTTCACCGGCGTTCGGGTGGCGGCCGGCATCGCCCAAGGCCTCGCCTTCGCCGCCGATCTGCCGGTCGTCCCGATATCCACCTTGGCGGCAATGGCGCTGGGCGCGGGTCGGGAAACGGGCCACGCCCAGCTTGCGGTAGCGCTGGACGCCCGGATGGGAGAAGTTTACTGGGGAACGTATGCCGCGGTCGGCGCGGCGGTCGAACTGCGAGGCGAGGAAGGCGTTTGCGCGCCGGCCGCGGTGTCCGCGCCGCCGGGTGACTGGTTCGGTGTCGGCAGTGGCTGGGGCGTTTACCCGGCCATTTTGGCCCGTCGGGTAACAATGACCGGCTGGTCGAGCGCGTGCCTGCCACGCGCTGGAGACATCGCCCGGTTGGCCGCCGATCCGCGCCGGCGGGCGGAGTGGCTGCCCGCCGAGCGGGCGCTGCCTGTCTACTTGCGCAATGAGGTCGCCAGTAAGCCGGTCGGGACACTCTCCGGGTCCGCCGGGAAGGATAAAATCGTTGGGGGATAA
- a CDS encoding glutathione S-transferase family protein: protein MLTVYGCPNTRSTRVVWALEEAGADYEYVPIDLRIGAGLQPDYLALNIGGKVPTLVDGGFVLTESGAICTYIGDRFPGAGLVPPVGTKERASYNQWCYFALSELEQPLWTLAKHRFALPKQYRVPAVLDTARWEFAVASQVLAAGLGQHSFIVDERFSAADILIGHTLAWARACELPLEHDNLLAYAARLWERPALARAKQRERVESGLQD, encoded by the coding sequence ATGCTGACGGTTTACGGTTGTCCGAATACCCGGTCCACCCGGGTGGTGTGGGCGCTGGAGGAAGCGGGCGCGGATTATGAATACGTGCCGATCGATCTACGAATCGGAGCCGGGTTGCAGCCCGATTATCTGGCGCTCAACATCGGCGGCAAGGTGCCTACTTTGGTGGACGGCGGCTTTGTGCTCACTGAGTCCGGCGCGATTTGCACCTATATCGGCGACCGATTTCCGGGGGCAGGGCTGGTGCCGCCGGTCGGTACAAAGGAGCGCGCTAGCTACAACCAATGGTGCTATTTCGCGCTGAGCGAGTTGGAGCAACCGCTGTGGACCCTCGCCAAGCACCGCTTTGCGTTGCCGAAACAATATCGAGTTCCTGCCGTCCTGGACACCGCCCGCTGGGAATTCGCGGTGGCGAGCCAGGTTCTGGCGGCGGGGCTCGGCCAACATTCCTTCATCGTCGACGAGCGCTTCAGCGCGGCCGATATTCTGATCGGTCATACTCTGGCTTGGGCGCGGGCCTGCGAATTGCCGCTCGAACACGACAACCTTCTGGCCTACGCCGCGCGCTTGTGGGAGCGTCCCGCCTTGGCCAGGGCCAAGCAGCGGGAGCGGGTCGAGAGCGGTTTGCAGGATTGA
- a CDS encoding DEAD/DEAH box helicase — MSAPIERFDDLALSPALLETLKGIGYEAPSPIQAATIPLLLEGRDVLGQAQTGTGKTAAFALPVLEKLELADRRPQALVLTPTRELAIQVAEAFQGYARHLPGFHVLPIYGGQSMGIQLRHLRRGVHVVVGTPGRVMDHLRRETLSLAGLRTVVLDEADEMLRMGFIDDVDWILEQSPAERQIALFSATMPEPIRRVAHRHLRDPREVKIKAGTATVATVRQRYCQVGPQHKLDALTRVLEVEDADAVLIFVRTKVAATELAERLEARGYPSAALHGDMTQILREKTIEQLRGGGLDILVATDVAARGLDVQRISHVINYDIPYDTEAYVHRIGRTARAGRTGDAILFVAPRELRMLRAIEKATRQPIERMQLPTQETITGHRLAQFKQQVGEIFAAQQLDFFQQVVAEIEREQDISAPDIAAALTWLAQRDRPFQFEDTIPSEAERAPARAERETKPSARNERPARSSARESADFDKVRYRLEVGHQHGATPQNIVGAIANEAGIESRYIGRIEIHEDYSTVDLPDGMPKEIFQHLKKVRVRQYPLNISRFDGLDADTPRKPPRRTVAEKQTTAGAAEGLPVRKARKRNP; from the coding sequence ATGTCAGCTCCCATCGAACGTTTTGACGATTTAGCGCTTTCTCCAGCGTTGCTCGAAACCCTTAAAGGCATCGGTTACGAAGCCCCGTCGCCGATCCAGGCCGCCACCATTCCGCTGCTGCTCGAAGGCCGCGATGTGCTGGGACAAGCGCAGACCGGAACCGGTAAGACCGCCGCATTCGCCTTGCCGGTGCTGGAAAAACTGGAATTGGCCGACCGGCGCCCGCAGGCGCTGGTGCTGACCCCGACCCGCGAGCTGGCGATTCAGGTCGCCGAAGCGTTTCAGGGCTACGCCCGCCACTTGCCGGGCTTTCACGTGCTGCCCATCTACGGCGGGCAGAGCATGGGCATCCAACTGCGCCATCTGCGGCGCGGCGTGCACGTCGTGGTCGGGACGCCGGGGCGAGTGATGGATCATCTGCGGCGGGAAACGCTGTCGCTGGCCGGGTTGCGCACCGTGGTGTTGGACGAAGCCGATGAAATGCTGCGGATGGGTTTCATCGACGATGTGGACTGGATTCTCGAACAGAGCCCGGCGGAGCGGCAGATCGCGTTGTTTTCGGCCACCATGCCCGAACCGATCCGCCGCGTGGCGCACCGCCATCTGCGCGATCCTCGAGAAGTGAAGATCAAGGCCGGCACCGCCACCGTCGCCACCGTCCGCCAGCGCTACTGTCAGGTCGGGCCGCAGCACAAGCTGGATGCCCTGACCCGCGTGTTGGAGGTCGAGGACGCCGATGCCGTGCTGATTTTCGTGCGCACCAAGGTCGCGGCGACCGAATTGGCGGAGCGGCTGGAAGCGCGAGGCTATCCCAGCGCCGCCCTGCACGGCGACATGACCCAGATCTTGCGCGAAAAAACCATCGAGCAGTTGCGCGGCGGCGGTCTCGACATCCTGGTCGCCACCGATGTGGCGGCGCGCGGGCTCGACGTGCAGCGGATCAGCCACGTCATCAATTACGATATTCCCTATGATACCGAGGCTTACGTGCACCGCATCGGTCGGACCGCCCGAGCGGGGCGGACCGGCGACGCCATTCTGTTCGTCGCGCCCCGCGAACTGCGGATGCTGCGCGCCATCGAGAAGGCGACCCGGCAACCCATCGAACGAATGCAATTGCCGACCCAGGAAACGATCACCGGGCATCGCCTGGCCCAATTCAAGCAGCAGGTCGGGGAGATTTTTGCCGCTCAGCAGCTGGATTTCTTCCAGCAGGTCGTCGCGGAAATCGAACGGGAACAGGATATCAGCGCGCCCGACATCGCCGCCGCGCTGACTTGGTTGGCGCAGCGCGACCGGCCGTTTCAGTTCGAGGACACCATTCCCAGCGAGGCGGAACGAGCGCCCGCCCGTGCGGAGCGGGAGACCAAGCCCAGCGCCCGCAACGAACGTCCGGCAAGAAGCTCTGCTCGGGAGTCGGCCGATTTCGACAAGGTGCGTTACCGGTTGGAAGTCGGCCACCAGCACGGCGCGACCCCGCAAAACATCGTGGGTGCCATCGCCAACGAAGCCGGTATCGAAAGCCGCTACATCGGCCGCATCGAAATTCACGAGGATTACAGCACGGTGGATTTGCCCGATGGAATGCCCAAGGAAATTTTCCAACATCTCAAGAAAGTTCGGGTACGCCAATATCCGTTGAACATCAGCCGCTTCGATGGCCTGGACGCCGACACCCCGCGCAAGCCTCCCAGGCGGACAGTGGCGGAAAAACAGACGACGGCGGGCGCCGCGGAGGGGTTACCAGTCAGGAAAGCCAGGAAGCGGAATCCTTGA